The DNA segment CTTGACCGCTTCGCGGAACCATTTCTGATCGGGCACGCGCACGAGCAGGGTGCCCGCGACGATCGTGAGGAGCACGTACGCCGTCGCGAGCGACGCGAGGTCGCGCGTGACGCCCGCCGTGACGGCGAGACCTGCGATGACGATCGAGAACTCGCCGCGCGGCGTGAGCGCGAGACCGGCGCGCCACTGGCCGAGCGTGCCGACGCCCGCGCGCCGCGCCGTGTAGATGCCCGTCAGAAGCTTCGTGCCGATCGTCACGATCGCGAGGCCGATGGCGGGCAGCAGCATCGACCACAGCGCGTTCGAATCGGTCGTGAGGCCGAAGAACACGAAGAAGATCGCCGCGAACAGGTCGCGGAGGGGCGTGAGGACCTGGCTCGCGTTCTCGGCGACGCGGCCTGAGAGGGCGATGCCGACGAGGAAGGCGCCGACGGCCGCCGAGACGCCGACCTGCGCGGCGATGCCCGCGACGAGCATCGTGAGACCGAGCACTCCGAGCAGCAGCGGCTCGTACTGCTCGGCCGGGAAGAGCTTCGACACGAAGTGCCCGTATCGCAGCGCGACGAAGAGGATGATCGTGACGACCGCGACGGCCACGGCGACCGAGACGGCCCCTGCACGAGGCTCACGCCCACGACGACGGCCGAGAGGATCGGCAGATAGAACGCCATCGCGAGGTCCTCGATGACGAGCACGGCCAGGATGCCCGGCGTCTCACGGTTCGACAGACGCCCGAGGTCGCGGAGGAGCTTCGCGATGACTCCCGACGACGACACCCACGTGACGCCCGCGAGGGCGAGCGCCGCGACCGGCCCCCAGCCGAGCAACAGTGCGAGGGCGGCACCCGGTATGGCGTTCAGGAGGGCGTCGACGATGCCCGACTTCCGAGACGTGCGGAGGCTCTCGAACAGCTCGGTCGCCGTGTACTCGAGTCCGAGGAGCGCGAGCAGCAGGATGACGCCGATCTCGGAGCCCGTCTGGAAGAACTCCTCACTCGCGTCGAGCGGGAAGATCCCGCCCTTGCCGAAGGCGAGTCCGAGCACGAGGTAGAACGGCACCGGCGAGATGCCGATGACGTTCGCGAGGCGCCCCAGAAGACCCATGCCGAGGAGCAGCGCGCCGGCTTCGATGAGGAGCAGCGTGGTCTCGTGCATGCGCGGCCCCGATCAATCGGGACCGTTGGCGAGGAGCCGTGAGACTCCGTCGAGTCCTTCCCGGGTGCCGACCACGACGATGAGGTCTCCGGCACGCAGGGCTTCTGCGGGTGTCGGGGACGGGATGACCACCCCGTCGCGGACGATGGCGACGATCGACGCGTGCGTGCGCGTGCGAGCCTTGGTGTCGCCGAGGGTGCGGTTGAGAAACGGCGAGTCGGTCGGCAGCGCGATCTGCTCGGTGTAGAGGCCCGCGGTCTCGTCGGAGAGACTCGTGAGGCGCGAGAGCATGACAGAGGCGCCGAGCACGTCTGCGAGCGCGGCTGCTTCGTCGTCGTTCAGTTGGATGGTGTCGCGGCAGGCGTCGGGATCGTCGGCGTCGAAGACTCCGAGGTCGCGCT comes from the Agromyces protaetiae genome and includes:
- a CDS encoding cation:proton antiporter, giving the protein MAVAVVTIILFVALRYGHFVSKLFPAEQYEPLLLGVLGLTMLVAGIAAQVGVSAAVGAFLVGIALSGRVAENASQVLTPLRDLFAAIFFVFFGLTTDSNALWSMLLPAIGLAIVTIGTKLLTGIYTARRAGVGTLGQWRAGLALTPRGEFSIVIAGLAVTAGVTRDLASLATAYVLLTIVAGTLLVRVPDQKWFREAVKRRRAKTAG
- a CDS encoding cation:proton antiporter regulatory subunit; its protein translation is MGIRIEKVDLPGIGIRHDLVTEAGRRISVVSHRDGERDLGVFDADDPDACRDTIQLNDDEAAALADVLGASVMLSRLTSLSDETAGLYTEQIALPTDSPFLNRTLGDTKARTRTHASIVAIVRDGVVIPSPTPAEALRAGDLIVVVGTREGLDGVSRLLANGPD